One window from the genome of Roseisolibacter agri encodes:
- a CDS encoding P1 family peptidase yields the protein MPATILRATLLLALGPTLALAQTAAAPARPRARDLGISALIGGAPGPLDAITDVAGVEVGHTTLISGSGRLTVGRGPVRTGVTVVHPRGRASADPVFGAWFTLNGNGEMTGTTWLQESGLLEGPVAITNTHSVGVVRDAILQWQVKRPGLQPWGLPVVAETFDGFLNDINGFHVKPEHALAALDGARGGAVPAEGNVGGGTGMVCHGFKGGIGTASRRLTPAQGGWTVGVLVQCNYGARRELRVAGVPVGEEIPDLLPCTDSPDTTISRGSPRCGAAPATPPVPHDDDAAAGQGSIIIVVATDAPLLPHQLKRIATRASLGVGRMGGRGENSSGDIFVAFSTANPGTAADTGVARVGMLPNARINPLFAATVQATEEAIVNALLAADTMTGADMHRVTALPVDRLLTALRKYGRAPAVR from the coding sequence ATGCCCGCCACCATCCTCCGTGCGACCCTCCTGCTGGCGCTCGGGCCCACGCTCGCGCTCGCGCAGACCGCCGCCGCACCGGCGCGGCCGCGGGCGCGCGACCTCGGGATCAGCGCCCTGATCGGCGGCGCGCCCGGTCCGCTGGACGCGATCACCGACGTCGCCGGCGTCGAGGTGGGGCACACGACGCTGATCAGCGGGAGCGGGCGTCTGACGGTGGGGCGCGGGCCGGTGCGCACGGGCGTGACGGTCGTGCATCCGCGCGGCCGCGCGAGCGCGGACCCCGTGTTCGGCGCGTGGTTCACGCTCAACGGCAACGGCGAGATGACCGGCACCACGTGGCTGCAGGAGAGCGGCCTGCTGGAGGGGCCGGTCGCGATCACCAACACGCACAGCGTCGGCGTGGTGCGCGACGCGATCCTGCAGTGGCAGGTGAAGCGCCCGGGGCTCCAGCCGTGGGGCCTGCCCGTGGTGGCGGAGACGTTCGACGGCTTCCTGAACGACATCAACGGCTTCCACGTGAAGCCCGAGCACGCGCTCGCGGCGCTCGACGGCGCGCGCGGCGGCGCGGTGCCGGCCGAGGGGAACGTCGGCGGCGGCACGGGCATGGTCTGCCACGGCTTCAAGGGCGGCATCGGCACCGCGTCGCGGCGGCTGACGCCCGCGCAGGGCGGGTGGACGGTGGGCGTGCTGGTGCAGTGCAACTACGGCGCGCGGCGCGAGCTGCGCGTGGCGGGCGTGCCGGTGGGCGAGGAGATCCCGGACCTGCTGCCGTGCACCGACTCGCCCGACACGACGATCAGCCGCGGATCGCCGCGCTGTGGCGCCGCGCCCGCCACGCCACCGGTGCCGCACGACGACGATGCCGCCGCCGGACAGGGCTCGATCATCATCGTCGTCGCGACGGACGCGCCGCTGCTGCCGCACCAGCTCAAGCGCATCGCCACGCGCGCCTCGCTCGGCGTGGGACGCATGGGTGGCCGCGGCGAGAACAGCTCGGGCGACATCTTCGTCGCCTTCTCGACGGCGAACCCCGGGACGGCCGCCGACACCGGCGTCGCGCGCGTGGGCATGCTGCCGAACGCGCGCATCAACCCGCTGTTCGCGGCGACCGTGCAGGCGACGGAGGAGGCGATCGTCAACGCGCTGCTGGCGGCCGACACGATGACCGGCGCCGACATGCACCGCGTGACCGCGCTGCCGGTGGACCGACTGCTGACGGCCCTGCGGAAGTACGGGCGCGCGCCGGCCGTGCGCTGA